A region of Micropterus dolomieu isolate WLL.071019.BEF.003 ecotype Adirondacks unplaced genomic scaffold, ASM2129224v1 contig_8668, whole genome shotgun sequence DNA encodes the following proteins:
- the LOC123965103 gene encoding stonustoxin subunit beta-like, producing the protein MVIKDVSDPPPSFRMKPGEVRWLRPDLMKYSCEFTLDINTANGYTKLYDNNRTAAHVQDDQLYPDHADRFDRSSQVMCTNGVTGRCYWEVEWREKVAVSVSYRGIRRKGNSKECWFGCNDKSWRLDCSDDGYSVFHRNRETSISSASSSFSSNSGRVAVYVDYAAGTLSFFRVSSDTLIHLHTFNTTFTEPLYPGFGLWHRSGSSVSL; encoded by the exons ATGGTGATAAAGGATGTGTCTgacccccctccctccttcaggATGAAGCCTGGTGAAGTCCGATGGTTGAGACCAGATCTGATGAAGT attccTGTGAATTTACACTTGACATAAACACAGCAAATGGATATACCAAACTGTATGACAACAACAGGACGGCGGCACATGTGCAGGATGATCAGTTATATCCAGATCATGCAGACAGGTTTGACAGGAGTTCTCAGGTGATGTGCACAAATGGTGTGACTggtcgctgttactgggaggtcgagTGGAGAGAAAAGGTTGCTGTATCAGTGAGTTACAGAGGAATcagaaggaaaggaaacagtAAAGAGTGTTGGTTTGGATGTAATGATAAGTCCTGGAGACTGGACTGCTCTGATGATGGTTACTCTGTCTttcacagaaacagagagacatcCATCtcttctgcctcctcctccttctcctctaaTTCTGGTAgagtagcagtgtatgtggactATGCTGCTGGCACTCTGTCCTTCTTcagagtctcctctgacacactgatccacctccacacattcaacaccacattcactgaacctctttatcctggCTTTGGGCTCTGGCACAGGTCTggttcctcagtgtctctgtag